In Deltaproteobacteria bacterium, the genomic stretch GAACATTTTCGCCTCCGGGCTGCTGATGACTAAGTCTTCAGGAGATCGGGATGATCTGACTTAGTTCAGAAGACCCGAGGCGCGAGCACGTGTGCTCAGCGGATCGTGGGGTCTAACCGGTTACCGCGGCCGGCGCGAAGAAATCGACATCGCGTGCGCGCGAGTGTTCGGCCCGCCAAGCGCCAGGCGCAATTGATCCAGACCGCCGGTCCCGTCGCGGCCCGCATCCGCGAGGCGGACCTCGGCGCGATCCACTTCGCGTGGGCCGGCCCCGTCGAGTCGGCGGCTCACGCGCACTACTTCAGGCTGCACGGGACGCGGCTTCTCGTGGAGCACGACAACACGCAGACGCCGTAGGCGTGTCGCTCGCTGCATCCGTAGTCAAGGCTCGGACACGGCAGCGTACACACGGTGCGCAGAAGCACATACCCGCCGCCTCCATTCGCCCGATTGCTCATTATTGGACTTGAGTTGACGCGACCGCGAGTGTCGAGCCTCGGGGGACCCGCCGCACAAGGAGAGAAATGAGCAACGGCTTGGTGCCGCCTGCCACTCGTCGACGCGTCCTGGCGCTGCTCGCGCTGGGCATCCTCGCGGCGTGCGGGAGCGGATCGCAAAAAGACGCGGTTCCGTTCCACGCGGCTCCCAGGCCGCGCTTCGTCTTCATCAACGGCGATTTCGAAAACGACCCGATCGGGACGACGCCGCCCTCGGGTTGGACGCTGCTCAACTATCTGAACGCAAATGGCGTGAGCGGAACCGCGAGCGCGCCCCCGTCGAGCTTCTCGGCGCTCAACCTGTCCGGGGTCGGCACCGGCGTCAACGCGACGTATGTCGTCGGCGGGACGGCGCTGACGCAGGCCGACCCCGATCTCGGCACCGGGCAGACGTTCCGGTTTCCCCTCTACGGACAGCGTGCCGCGCGGCTCAACTACAAGGATGCGACGACGTACGGAAAGAACAAGAACGCCAACGTGCTCAAGCAGTCGATGACGGTGGGCCTCGCTGACGTGGACCCGACCGACGGGCAGATCCACGTGCGGTTCGCCATCGCGCCGGTGCTGGAGAACCCGTCGCATGCGTTCAATCAACAGCCCTACTTCTACGTCGAACTGCTCAACCTGACGCGCGGCACGACCCTCTACACGGGCTTCAACACCGCCGGGCAAACGGGAGTCCCGTGGCACACCACCACTAGCATCGCCACGGGGAATGCGACCCAGTGGCTCGACTGGGCCCTCGTCGACATCGCCCCGGTCAGTTCCGCGCTCTCCGCCGGCGACCAGGTCCAGCTCACGGTGGTCGCCTCGGGTTGCTCGCTCGGCGGTCACTTCGGCCGCGTCTACCTCGACGGTATGGGCTCGACGGTCCCAGGACCCTACGTGTCCGCCAGCGCTCCGCAGTCCGTGAACGCCGGGGCCACGCTGACCTACACGCTGCGGTATGCGAACGGCGGCACAACGGCGGCGCTCGGTGCGCACGTCGATCAGGTCACCCCTCCCAATACCACCTTCGCCTCGGTGTCTGGCATCACCGGGTGCACGACGCCGGCGGTGGGGAGCGCAGGAACGATCTCGTGCCCGCTTGGGACGCTGAATCCTGGGGCGTCGGGCAGCTTTACCGTCACCGTCAACGTCGCGGCTACGGCGACCGGCAGCATCGTCAACGGAAACTATTCGATCGGTTCAGTCAACGCGCCGACGCTCCTCGGCGCGAAGGTCACGACCGCGGTCAACGCGTCGACCACGCGCTACGCCGACATTGTGGTCGTGAAGACCGCGAGCGTCGCCGCGGTGCAACCGGGCGCCACGTTCACCAGCGGGGCGAACAACCCGCTCTACACGATCACGATTACCAACAACAGCACCACGGACCAGATCCGCTCCTCGCTCGGGCGCAGCGTCACGTTCACCGACGTGATCCCATCGCAGCTCACCAGCGTGACGTGGGCCTGCACGGTACTGACCTTCGGCAGCGGAACCGGCAGCGGAACCGGCGGAAACGCGACGACGAAGTGCCGCGACCAGGGCGGGCAGGCGAACCTCAACGGAACCGGCAACTCCATCTCGCTCTCGCCGCGCCTCGGATTCAACGGCGGCGCCGGCGGCGGGCAGATCACCATCAAGGTCTTCGGCACCATCTCGGCGAGCGCCTCGGGGACGATGGTCAACACCGCGGGCACCTCGGCGCCGAGCGGGACTACCGATCCCGACCTCACCAACAACAGCTCGACCGTCTCCGTTTTCGTCGGGACGCCCCGCACGCTGACGGTCACCAAGGCCGGCGGCAACGCGAACGGCTCCGTCTCCTCCGCGCCCGCAGGCCTCGCTTGCGGCACGAGCTGCGGATCCGCCTCGGGGACGTTCGCGGATGGGTCGCAGGTGGTGCTGAGCGCCTCTCCTATCGCGGGCGCCTCGTTCACGGGATGGAGCGGGACGGGGCTGCCCGCCGCGTGCACCGCCAGCCCAGCGCCGTCGAGCTGCACGCTCACCATCTCCGGGAACATGAACGTCACCGCGACGTTCGCGCCGCCGCCCGCCATCGCCGCGCCGGCGGCGGTCTACGTCTACTCGGGAAACAACCAGCTCGCGCCCACCGGCACGGCATTCGCGAGCCCCCTCGCCATCCTGGTCGTCGACTCGAATGGCACTCCGGTACCGACCACGACCGTCTCATTCGCCGCGGTCCCGTCCGCGGGAGGCGCGTCCGCCGGTCTGGGGGCCGGCACCGCCACCACCAACTCGTCGGGCATCGCGACGCTGACCGCGACCGCGAATGCCACGCCGGGCACGTACACGGTGAATGCGACGGTGAGCGGCGTCTCTTCTCCTGCGACGTTCACGCTCACCAACGTAGGCCCGCCCGCGTCGATCACCTACGTCAACGGCGGCAGCTCGACCGATCCGCAGCTCGCTCCGATCAATACCCAGTATGCGGCGCCGCTGGTCGCGTTGGTACGCGACGCTGCCGGCAATCCCATCCCCGGCACCACCGTGACCTACACGGCGGTGCCTGCCTCTGGGGCCTCGTGCACCGTGTCGAACGGCACCTCGAGCGGCGCGAGCGTGAGCGCCACGACCGACCCATCCGGCATGTCGAGCGTGACGGCGACTGCCAACGCCACGGTCGGCGCTTTCACCGTGACGGCCTCGGTCGCCGGCGTCGCCACCCCCGCGACGTTCCGCCTGCAGAATGTCTCCACCGGTCCCGCGGCCGTCTTCATCGTGAGCGGGAACCAGCAGACGACGCCGACCGGCGCAGCATTCGCGAGCCGGTTGGTCGTCGTGGTCGCCGACGCGTCGGGCAACTCACTGCCCGGCGTCACGGTGAATTTCGCGGCGCAGACCGGCTCGAGCGGCGCGACTGCGACGCTGTCCGCAGCCACCGCCGTCACCGACAATTCAGGGCTCGCCAGCGTTACCGCCACCGCGAACGCGACGGGCGGCGTCTTCACGGTCACCGCCAGCGTGTCCGGCGT encodes the following:
- a CDS encoding DUF3500 domain-containing protein, producing the protein MVGSNRLPRPARRNRHRVRASVRPAKRQAQLIQTAGPVAARIREADLGAIHFAWAGPVESAAHAHYFRLHGTRLLVEHDNTQTP